A genome region from Hevea brasiliensis isolate MT/VB/25A 57/8 chromosome 7, ASM3005281v1, whole genome shotgun sequence includes the following:
- the LOC110632409 gene encoding uncharacterized protein LOC110632409, which yields MKNVSRNKFFLCFRPVVDMDQQVLDSNAHVNHSKDQPLAYAGVENKKNAKHLRSKSLILDYGSSTSFENSLIFGSPRKTFFSRSIKAVFFSIFIGLNQDIYGSRLNSLSSNSTKSLDTSAGDTVNNVDNVQEIKTNSVSFSSSSSSKSASSLSSCSSCSTSISEPNNLLKPPKTMGNSLIYLLLFSLTMTIFLGKLNAILFTTIWLYFLPRFHVSDDIRPSEDPTSLAERKESKEYKKRIIMEGLLERNYRLAPESHRRSA from the exons ATGAAGAACGTTTCAAGAAACAAATTTTTCCTGTGTTTCCGACCCGTTGTCGACATGGATCAACAAGTGCTTGACTCCAATGCTCATGTTAATCACTCCAAGGATCAGCCTTTAGCATATGCTGGCGTTGAAAACAAAAAGAATGCGAAGCATTTAAGGTCCAAATCTTTGATTTTGGATTATGGATCCTCAACAAGTTTTGAAAATTCATTGATTTTTGGTTCTCCGAGAAAGACATTTTTCTCCCGATCGATCAAAGCTGTATTTTTTTCAATCTTCATTG GTTTAAACCAAGATATTTACGGATCAAGACTTAATTCCTTGTCGTCAAATAGCACAAAATCTTTGGATACAAGTGCTGGTGACACGGTAAATAACGTGGACAATGTCCAAGAAATTAAAACGAATTCGGTGTCTttttcatcttcatcttcatctaAATCTGCATCTTCATTGAGTTCGTGCTCATCTTGCTCAACTTCCATATCAGAACCAAATAATCTCTTAAAACCT CCAAAAACCATGGGCAACTCCTTGATATATTTACTACTTTTTAGTCTCACAATGACTATTTTTCTTGGAAAGCTCAATGCAATACTTTTCACAACGATTTGGTTATATTTTCTGCCTCGCTTTCATGTTTCGGACGATATTAGACCATCAGAGGATCCCACAAGTTTGGCCGAGAGAAAAGAGTCTAAAGAGTACAAGAAAAGGATCATAATGGAAGGGCTACTTGAAAGGAACTACCGCCTGGCACCAGAGTCACACAGGAGGAGCGCCTAA